In the Ranitomeya imitator isolate aRanImi1 chromosome 2, aRanImi1.pri, whole genome shotgun sequence genome, tgACCTCCGAGGACAACAATTAGCAGGTGGATTTTTTACATGGCAACAGGGATGGTCACCAGCCATGGCCTCCGAGGCTCCAACATCACCCGGGCATTTGCCTCACAGGCtatggccatgcttcgctcaggagGGGCATGGAATACATGACCCCCGAGGCTACTaccggtacctggtgacgggtgcagcagaccagcgcctgcccaaatccacccgacccaggcatcctcttctgtcttcatcagAAGTCTTCTATCTTGAGGGTTctccgtcaaggacaggaaaccaactgatgtggagagaggtgccgcccctttCATCCTGAAGGTGTCctatccttgatgggcggatcccccctctcgtggtgccgtcatgtatgatggaaaaaaacatttcccaccttTTAGGTATGATAATGGCTTTTCCCTTGGTGAGATATTGGAGGTTTATCAAGACTCCATTTATTGGTAAAATCTTTCTcaaattctgaacatgaaaaaggcttttccactgtgtgagttctctgatgtgtaacaagataagagctatctgcaaaacatttcccacattctaaacatgaaaatagcttctctcctgtgtgagttttctggtgtttaacaagatatgatttatttgcaaaacatttcccacattctaaacatgaaaatggcttcactcctgtgtgacttctctgatgtacaGTAAGACGTGATCTATCTGCAAAACATTTctgacattctgaacatgaaaatggcttcactcctgtgtgacttctctgatgtctatTAAGAATTGATTTTTctgcaaaacatttctcacattctgaacatgaaaatggcttctcccttgtgtgagttctctgatgtgtaacaagatccgATTTACATgcataacatttaccacattctgaacatgaaaatggcttctcccctgtgtgagttctctgatgtgtaacaagatctgatttacatgcataacatttcccacattctgaacatgaaaatggcttctccccagtgtgagttctctgatgtgcaacAAGATATGATTTAGTTGCAAAACATttatcacattctgaacatgaaaatggcttctgccCTGTGTGAGTTTTCCGATGCTTATTAAGAGTTGATTTATctacaaaacatttctcacattctgaacatgaaaatgacttctctcctgtgtgaattttctgatgtttaaAAAGTTCCGATTTATAtgcaaaacatttaccacattctgaacatgaacatCTCTTCTCCATTGTGTGCATTTTCTCATGTTTAAAAAGAGTTGGTTTATCTACAAAACTTTTctgacattctgaacatgaaaatggctttttgcctgtgtgaattttctgatgtctaataagagatgatttctggttaaaatttttcccacattctgaacataaatatggcttctcccctgtgtgaattctctcatgtgcaaTTAGTTTTGACTTAATTGCAAAAcgtttcccacactctgaacatgtaTATGGCTTCTTCTTTGAGTGAACTTTTTTTTCTGTAACAAGCTCTAATTTTGGGTTAAAATATTCCTCACACTCTGAAGAAAATCTTTGCTCCTCTTTGTTAATTTTTGGATGTGTAACAAAGGAAGTTTTGAGGGAAAAACTGTTTTCAAATTCTAATCTTGAAAATGGCTTGTTTGATGTAAGAGCAGTTAGATTATTGTCATCtcttttgtgacttttattttccTTAATAGTCTGTGATGAATCATAAGATAGGACCTGTTTAAAAGTGTCAGATGATAGATCTTTTCTGTGAAACGATGACTGCATTTCTGGAATAGTGGCATAGACATCAGTTATATCTTGAGTAATATCAaggtcatctgatttaaaaattgaaaatgtcAGTTCTCCCCCTGATATTGATTGATTGGTGCAGTCACCTgccaaaaataaagattatttttgaaTAAATTATGCTGAATTATATTTTTACAACATTTCTAAAATACCCAAAGAAATTGAAAGTTATGTAACAAATGTCACGCTGTGATGGTCTTTAGCAAGGGagtggggcctcaaactgtccctggatatGGGAACCTAACTACCCCATCCCAAGGGTATTCTTGAAGGTAGAGAAACCTGGGTCTCcatccttactatgctcctgttaaaccctgatctgtcccgatCCCCACACCTATGAGGCATGATATAGAAAAGTAAAATAAGCAAGACACAAACACAAAAtaggaataccgtatatactcgagtataagccaagacccctaattttgccacaaaaaagctgggaaaacttaatgactcgagtataagcctagggtggaaaatgcagcagctactggtaaatttcaaaaataaaaatagataccaataaaagtaaaattaattgagacaccagtaggttaagtgtttttgaatatccatattgaatcaggagccccatataatgctccatacagtttatgatgggccccataagatgctccatattaaaatatgccccatataatgctccacaaatgctgattatggccccataagatgctccatagacacatttgcgccgcataatgctccacaaatgctgattatggcgccactagatggtggcccgattctaacgcatcgggtattctagaatatgcatgtccatgtagtatattgcccagcgacgtagtatattgcccaggcacgtagtatattggccagccacgtagtatattggccagccacgtagtatattggccagccacgtagtatattgcccagccacgtagtatattgcccagccacatagtgtattgcccagccacatagtgtattgcccagccacatagtgtattgcccagccacatagtttattgcccagccacatagtatattgcacagcgacagagtacacagcacagagccacgtagtatagagactataCTAtagaaaataaacatatactcaccttccaaaggcccgttgaagtcctgctatactcaccatccgcctcctttccagctcctcgtgacgctccggtgaccgttccattgcaagcggcagctcccggtcccagggctggtatgagcaggacctgtgataacgttgcggtcacatgactgtgacgtcatggcaggtccttgtcgcataccagccctggcaccggaagctgccgcttgcatggagcggtcaccggagcgtcgcgaggagcgggaaaggcggcggatggtgagtatagcaggttttttgtttttttaacatgacatatttttactattgacgctgcataggcagcatcaatagtaaatacttggggacacacagggttaatagcagcggtaacggagtgcgttacaccgcggtccgttaccgttgccattaaccctgtgtgagtggtgacttactggaggggattatggagcgggcgccgggcagtgagtgcaggggagtaggggagggactaatcagactgtgcccgtcactgattggtcgcggcagccacgaCAGGCAGctaccgagaccaatcagcaacgcgggattttcgttacggaagttgaggacagacagacggaagtaccccttagacaattatatatatagataagatgctccacaaatgctgattatggctccataagatgctccatacagataattgccccatataatgctgcacatggccccatacagatatttgccccatataatgctgcacatggccccataagatgctccatacagatatttaccccatataatgctgcacatggccccatacagatatttgccccatataatgctgcacatggccccatacagatatttgccccatataatgctgcacatggctccatacagatatttgccccatataatgctgcatatggccccataagatgctccatacagatatttgccccatataatgatgcacataaatgtaaggttatacacatgggaagagggaatcaatatcaccattacacactgaacgggaaaccactgggtaaatctgacagggagaaggacttggggatcctagttaatgataaacttacctggagcagccagtgccaggcagcagctgccaaggcaaacaggatcatggggtgcattaaaagaggtctggatacacatgatgagagcattatactgcctctgtacaaatccctagttagaccgcacatggagtactgtgtccagttttgggcaccggtgctcaggaaggatataatggaactagagagagtacaaaggagggcaacaaaattaataaaggggatgggagaactacaatacccagatagattagcgaatttaggattatttagtctagaaaaaagacgactgaggggcgatctaataaccatgtataagtatataaggggacaatacaaatatctcgctgaggatctgtttataccaaggaaggtgacgggcacaagggggcattctttgcgtctggaggagagaaggtttttccaccaacatagaagaggattctttactgttagggcagtgagaatctggaattgcttgcctgaggaggtggtgatggcgaactcagtcgaggggttcaagagaggcctggatgtcttcctggagcagaacaatattgtatcatacaattattaggttctgtagaaggacgtagatctgggtatttattatgatggaatataggctgaactgggtggacaaatgtcttttttcggccttactaactatgttactatgttactatgttatgttacatggcaccatacagatatttgccccatataatgctgcacatggccccatacagatatttgccccatataatgctgcacatggccccataagatgatccatacagatatttgccccatataatgctgcacatggcaccatacagatatttgccccatataatgctgcacatggccacataagatgctccatacagatatttccccatatgctgttgctgcaatttaaaaaaaaaaaaaaagacatactcacctatcaggcccccggcacttgctgtaTTCACCTGCTCCGCATTCCACCGTCGGTGCCACTGTGTCTTCCTCGTCCTCTGCactgattgttcaggcagagggcggcgcgcacactaatcgcgtcatcgcaccctccgatctgagcgtcactgcagaggacggggaagaggcAGCGGCGGCCgacagtggaacggggagcaggtgaatatcgcgcacttatactcacctgctcctggcgctgtgtccctggttctccggcgctggcagcttcatcctgtattgagcggtcacatggtaccactcattacagtaatgaatatgcggctccacccctatgggagtggggtccatattcattactgtaatgagcggtaccatgtgaccggtcactacaggaagaagctgccagcgccggagaaccagggacaccgcgccaggagcaggtgagtattattatacagctgccgctccccctcccctgccgacccctgggtatgactcaagtataagcagagagggtcaatttcagcctaaaaaatgggctgaaattctgggcttatactcgagtatgtacggtaataTAAAACCACTATCCTACAAAAGCActcaccaacaatagggaggaggatagggaagaataaactaaataAGAATAGGGATCAGGAGATAAACTCAAGTCAACAGAAAAGTACAGATCACTACTACTGCAACTCCACTCCAACTACTCAGCTTTAGCACAGGAAGACACATCTTTCACCGGCAAGGACTACATGCCCAGAGCCAGTATATATACAAAGCGTAAATGATAAGTAGTTGCAGTTAAGAACAACCAAGCTGTAAGGTCTCAGCCAGAATGTAAAGAAtccttaaccctctcagcactgaaggaaaggaaatccatttcaaataggacatgaatcacaccatctctaaagaagaccttcaATTCATTACCCAACGTGaccatctaactccaggtcttccagggggatgtCAAAACCCCCTCTTCTACGAGGGACCACTGGTCCCTCGGTACCAGGTTTATCCGGATGGGCTACATGTAAGGACCAAATTAGTTTACTGTCATTAacctcagatgctggtacccacatcctctcttcagcACCATACCCCTTCTATTGCAACAAGTATTGTAAAGATCGGCAAACCACATAGGAATTCACAATTCTTACCACGCTGAACTCCAAATTACCATCAACAATAACCGATGGCAGAAGCAAGGGCGACAGCTCCACCGCCACAGGATTAATTATGGTGACcaccttgtaaggaccaataaatctaACTACAACACTGCATCTAAACAACTAAACAACAACTAAATCTAaatcaacactgcaaaaacgctagtgcatgcccttatcatctcccgcctcgactactgcaacctcctactctctggactcccctctagcactctggcaccactccaatccatcctacactctgctgcccgactaatccacctgtccccccgctattccccagcctctcccctgtgtcaagcccttcactggcttcctatcgcccagagactccagttcaaaaccctcacactgacatacaaagccatccacaacctgtctcctccatacatctgtgacatggtctcccggtacctacctacacgcgacctccgatcctcccaagacctccttctctactcccctctcatctcttcttcccataaccgcatccaagacttctcccgtgcttcccccatactctggaactctctaccccaacacatcagacttgcgcctaccatagaaaccttcaaaaagaacctgaagactcatctcttccgacaagcctacagcctgcagtgatcctcaacctactgaacagccgcacagccagctcttccctctcctagtgtatcctcacccaccccctgcagactgtgagccctcgcgggcagagtcctccctccttatgtactcgtgtgccttgttatctgctcatggttaatgtaattgtctatatttgccccgtattcacatgtaaagcgccatggaataaatggcgctataaaaatgtataataataataataaataataataaaacctaATTTCTAGTAGGGAATTTTCAGTTTAATATGTCTGGTTGACAGCCATATCAAATCATTCACTCCCAGGTCCGAACCTGACAACCATTTCTTATCCGTCATGCATTTGTGTCTGTCCCCTAtgattttaaaattgtttttaacaCCTTGCCATAAAGATAAGAGAAGAAAATCATTCCTCCcctggaacatagtaacatagtaacatagttagtaaggccgaaaaaagacatttgtccatccagttcagcctatattccatcataataaatacccagatctacgtccttctacagaacctaataattgtatgatacaatattgttctgctccaggaagacatccaggcctctcttgaacccctcgactgagttcgccatcaccacctcctcaggcaagcaattccagattctcactgccctaacagtaaagaatcctcttctatgttggtggaaaaaccttctctcctccagacgcaaagaatgcccccttgtgcccgtcaccttccttggtataaacagatcctcagcgagatatttgtattgtccccttatatacttatacatggttattagatcgcccctcagtcgtcttttttctagactaaataatcctaaattcgctaatctatctgggtattgtagttctcccatcccctttattaattttgttgccctcctttgtactctctctagttccattatatccttcctgagcaccggtgcccaaaactggacacagtactccatgtgcggtctaactagggatttgtacagaggcagtataatgctctcatcatgtgtatccagacctcttttaatgcaccccatgatcctgtttgccttggcagtctGAAGACCCCTCTGTATTGAAGGTACAGAACTGCGAATGGAAGCCATATGCACCTAAAAATGGCTACGTTCCATTGGACTCACTGCAATGATTGTTCAaggcaaactcagctaatggtaaaAAAAGATTGCCAATCGCCCTGATTATCTGATACAAAACACCTAAGGTATGTCTCCAAAATCTTGTTTAAACTTTCAGTCTGAccgttagtttgaggatggaatgcagaagaaaaggaTAGATGCATCCACAGACGAGAACAAAATGCACTTTAGAATTTAGATACAAGTTGGGTCCCAGTGGGAACACCGTGAAACTTCACGATCTCAGTGACAAACACCTAAGCCAGGGTCTTAGCATTAGGAAGAGCAGGTAAAGCAATGAAGTgtgccattttaacccctttctgacatcggcagTAAATGTACGTCAATGTCAGACTCCCTACCTTTaacgtgggctccggcggtgagcccatatctttcccatcacatgtcagctgttttgaacagctgacatgtgcccggaatcgGGATCCACCagcggctattaacccattaaatgctgctctcaatatctgacagcgacatttaacatgcgcttccatcAATCACGCTGGAAATCCGCCCACAGGTGACCGCCGTCAAGTGATCAAATAACCTTTAAACCATTTCTAATTCACAATGCCCGCAACAAAAAGAACAGATTTACCTAGGAAGGTCTGGAACACCGACTcctcaccccgacgtgcgttttgccACTGGCTTCTTCCTGGGGGCATTGCTAGTTAGAAACCAGTGGCAAAAGGTGCGTCAAGGTGAGGAGACAGTGTTCCAGACCTTTCTAGGTATATCTGTTTGTTCATTTTGTTGCAGGAATTGTGCATTAGAAATGGTTTAAAGGTTACTTGATTCCCCTTTCACTGATGGTCATTTTCTTACAGATGGGGTTACTTTCATTTACTATTTACATTTGTTTGTGACCTACATGCTATTTCTATCTTATTATACATACTGTGAGTTACTGATATACTAGGCATGTATACCTATTACTACTTAGGCTAACCACTAGGGTATTACAGCAATATATTGGATTCAGGGcattaaaattgataaagcaataggCATTTTCTATTTGCACTGACAACCTGATTATCTCAGTTACCATATTGAGCTATATTGTTTCCAGTCATATTTATTTTCCAATCATACTTATTATCTCGTGACGCCTTTTAGAATTGTATTGGTCCTTTTTCTGGTATACTTATTTCCATAATTGATTGTGATCTATTTATGGTCTGAGCCGTCTCCTAGGTGAGGCACTCTGCTGTTTTAGCATTCATGCATTAACTTTTAAATtactaataaaagttaatttttattcaACTCAATCTCTTAATTTCTCCATGTCTATTTTTGCACTGGGGTTTGTGGACAAGGCATGGTTAATTGTAGAAGAGCCCCAGTCTTTGAACACACACAGACAAAACAGGAAGACACAAAGTCAACTATATCCCGATGCAACCTTGGCCTCGAAAAACGTTGAGAAAGGAGGCCAAGGTTGCTTTACTACTTGGACAACCAACCAGAGCCGAGCAATAGCGTGCCCCTAAAATTTTGAGGTGCAGATGCAATAGTATAATTTCTCTGAAGAGTAAGCAGGAGCGTCCTCCTGAGCCTTCAatacctcttcctccagctcagaaCACACGGCGGAGACGACTACTCCTTCTTGTAAAATTGGAAGAGTCTTCCGACTACCACCCCATGGAAGCTCTGAGATAAAGCATCAGGTTTGACTTTCTTAATTTCAGGACGGTAGGTGACATTAAACATAAACCTGGTAAAAATAGAGACCATCAAGCTTTTCTAGGATTAAGACGTTTAGTGGATTTGAGGTTGAACAGATTTTTATAATTAGTAATGACAGTGACAGGGTggactgccccctccaaaaaacaACGCCGGGGGGCGTGACCGGATGTGGAGCTGAGCGGACGTGCGAGGCTCAAGCTCCCTAACCACCAGCTATCATTCATAAGTGGCCCAAAGCACAGTggagtgacaggaggaggggagataAGGGAGGCGGTGCGGGAGAACGGAGCGCAGCAGAACTGACacgagggagaaggagggggcagaCGCTGAGCAGGGTCCCGGTCTTTGAAGCGGCGGGtagctggatccaagatggcggccgcaGCTCTCACCACGCAGCCGTCAGCAGCAGCATGTGTAACAGCAGTGTGCTGCAAAGCCTAGAGATGCACACTGAAACACTCCATCAGCCCCACACTCCCAACAAAGCTGCAAGCTCCATGGCCACACAGAGCAATTCACCAATGCTGCAGTCCCTGCTCCTCCCCCTGCTAGGAATGCTGAAGGTCCAGAGCCTGAAGATTTACAACTACCAAACACAGCCCGGACCATCCCCTAAAACTCTCCCATCAAAGAATCCAATTTTGCCCCAGTCACTGTAGCCACACTCAGATCCCTGCTAGGAGACTTGAAACAAGTCATTCATACTGATATCACAAtggctttcagggtatgtgcacacgtcaggatttcttgcagaaattttcctgacaaaaaccggacatttctgccagaaatgcactgtatatactatatgttgtatgtactgtatgttgcatgttctgtaaaCACTGTatcttgcatgtactgtatgttgtatgtactgtatgttgtatgtactgtatgttgtatgcagtatgtactgtatgttgtatgtactgtctgtactgtatatgtgggtatgtgttgtttttttcttttttttttacatttaacacattagccggaagatgggactactactgtcccatcattggctaatgtgtcaatcactgtcactgtagcaggcatagccggatgggacttgtagacccatcggacgatgcctgcacagacacacacacacacacacaaataccccCCCGCACATCCCTGCCgaccccgcacacagccccgtCATACCCCCGGAcagcgccgcacagacccccggacagccctgccgaccccgcacacagccccggcatACCCCGCACACAGACAGGCagactccgcccacacacatacacgcacacagtaaCTGCCGATattccacccacacacttccctcttcCTGGGCCGCAGCGTTTCTCGcatccacatccgcagcaaaaccgctgatcttttttacatctgcggttttgctgcagatgtgccctactcaatgcaagtcaatgggtgcagaaacgctgcagatccgcacaaagaatttacatgctgcggtaaaaacactgctgcgtttccacgtgtttttttccgcagcatgtgcacagcggatttggttttccataggtttacatggtactgtacaccacatggaaaactgctgtggatccgcagcgtcagAAACCTTGCGGATCCGcgggtaaatccgcaacgtgtgcacatagcctcagaagatcgatccaggcgcaataacccacgtttcagaggaatccctgagagCGTGTCAGTGGATACACTAAAAGGAGTTTCTAATGGACTTTTTTACAATTCTAGTGCCGTCAGCAGAACAGAGAGACCTGCTGATTGACAGGGCACATTGGATCcccaaaccaaagtctgctcccagCTCCGCACAGTGAGACGTGATAGCCAGGCTGCACTTCTACCACTCCAAGAAGGCAGTGACCAAGGCAGCGACAGCAAAGCAAGAACTTCCAGAAAGATTCCGGAACATCCTAGTGTTCACCAACTTGTCTGCGACAACCCTGAACAGGAGGTGGGAATTCTCATCCGCAACCAAGATTCTGCAGGACAACAGTATTGTCTACAAGTGGGGATATCCAGTAAAGCTCATCATGTCGAAAAATGGAGTTTCCCTTGTGTCTCCCAGAGAGGCTATGACCCTGCTCCA is a window encoding:
- the LOC138664006 gene encoding zinc finger protein 182-like, which produces MDNVKMMAERILHLTLEILFRITGQDYTVMKKTFSERCQDPVSKRWGRPLNPITGPQPHPQIHINDQKVQELTYKIIELLTGEVPIRCQDVAVYLSMEEWEYLEGHKDLYKDVMMEVPQPLTSPVLSSKRTTPERCSHPLLQQDCKQENLTVLQDHQVHTMVDPLSGDLPYKRIFLIDPSRIDVHKEKMAERIFHLTLEVLFWLTGEDYTVVKKTSSECCQDPVSEGWGRPLSPITGPPSHPMMYEDINEQKIQELTYKMIELLTGEVPLRCQDVTIYFSMEEWEYLEGHKDLYKDVMMEIPQPLTSPVLSSYRATPERCPRPLLAHDCKQENPNVPQDHQGEDLTQINTTGTYVRGDEWCKEEIPTYDYPGDCTNQSISGGELTFSIFKSDDLDITQDITDVYATIPEMQSSFHRKDLSSDTFKQVLSYDSSQTIKENKSHKRDDNNLTALTSNKPFSRLEFENSFSLKTSFVTHPKINKEEQRFSSECEEYFNPKLELVTEKKVHSKKKPYTCSECGKRFAIKSKLIAHERIHTGEKPYLCSECGKNFNQKSSLIRHQKIHTGKKPFSCSECQKSFVDKPTLFKHEKMHTMEKRCSCSECGKCFAYKSELFKHQKIHTGEKSFSCSECEKCFVDKSTLNKHRKTHTGQKPFSCSECDKCFATKSYLVAHQRTHTGEKPFSCSECGKCYACKSDLVTHQRTHTGEKPFSCSECGKCYACKSDLVTHQRTHTREKPFSCSECEKCFAEKSILNRHQRSHTGVKPFSCSECQKCFADRSRLTVHQRSHTGVKPFSCLECGKCFANKSYLVKHQKTHTGEKLFSCLECGKCFADSSYLVTHQRTHTVEKPFSCSEFEKDFTNKWSLDKPPISHQGKSHYHT